The following are from one region of the Achromobacter xylosoxidans genome:
- the dnaJ gene encoding molecular chaperone DnaJ — protein MAKRDYYEVLGVAKNASDDDLKKAYRKLAMKYHPDRNPDSKEAEEKFKEAKEAYEVLGDDQKRAAYDRYGHAGVDPNSAGMGGGMGGGFADAFGDIFGEIFGGGGGGRRGGGPQVYRGADLKYALEITLEQAAAGFDTEIRVPSWENCDTCHGSGAKAGTSPKTCRTCGGSGAVRMQQGFFSVQQTCPTCHGNGKEITDPCPACDGVGRIRRNKTLQVKIPAGIDDGMRIRSSGNGEPGINGGPPGDLYVEIHIKQHKIFQRDGDDLHCELTIPFTSAALGGELQVPTLGGKAEISIPEGTQSGKTFRLRGKGIRGVRGSYPGDLYCHVVVETPVRLSDDQKNILRQFEASLNDGGDRHSPQSKSWTDRVKEFFS, from the coding sequence ATGGCAAAACGTGACTATTACGAAGTCCTGGGCGTTGCGAAGAACGCCTCGGACGACGACCTCAAGAAGGCCTATCGAAAGCTGGCCATGAAGTACCATCCGGACCGCAATCCGGACAGCAAAGAAGCCGAAGAGAAGTTCAAGGAAGCCAAGGAAGCCTACGAGGTCCTGGGTGACGATCAGAAGCGCGCCGCGTACGACCGCTACGGCCACGCGGGCGTGGACCCCAACTCCGCCGGCATGGGCGGCGGCATGGGTGGCGGTTTCGCCGACGCCTTTGGCGACATCTTCGGCGAAATCTTCGGCGGCGGCGGCGGTGGCCGTCGCGGCGGCGGCCCGCAGGTCTACCGCGGCGCCGACCTGAAGTACGCGCTGGAAATCACGCTGGAGCAGGCCGCGGCCGGCTTCGACACCGAGATCCGCGTGCCCAGTTGGGAAAACTGCGACACCTGCCACGGTTCCGGCGCCAAGGCCGGCACCTCGCCCAAGACCTGCCGCACCTGCGGCGGCTCGGGCGCCGTGCGCATGCAGCAGGGTTTCTTCAGCGTGCAGCAGACCTGCCCGACCTGCCATGGCAACGGCAAGGAAATCACCGATCCCTGCCCCGCTTGCGACGGCGTGGGCCGCATCCGCCGCAACAAGACGCTGCAGGTCAAGATTCCGGCCGGCATCGACGACGGCATGCGCATCCGCTCCAGCGGCAACGGCGAGCCCGGCATCAACGGCGGCCCTCCGGGCGACCTGTATGTGGAAATCCACATCAAGCAGCACAAGATCTTCCAGCGCGACGGCGACGACCTCCATTGCGAACTGACCATCCCGTTCACCTCGGCGGCGCTGGGCGGCGAGCTTCAGGTGCCGACGTTGGGCGGCAAGGCCGAGATCTCGATCCCCGAGGGCACGCAGTCCGGCAAGACCTTCCGCCTGCGCGGCAAGGGCATCCGCGGCGTGCGCGGCAGCTATCCGGGCGACCTTTACTGCCACGTGGTGGTGGAAACGCCGGTGCGCCTGAGCGACGACCAGAAGAACATCCTGCGCCAGTTCGAGGCTTCGCTGAACGATGGCGGCGACCGTCATTCGCCGCAAAGCAAGTCCTGGACCGACCGGGTGAAAGAATTCTTCAGCTGA